Proteins from a single region of Streptomyces spectabilis:
- the rlmB gene encoding 23S rRNA (guanosine(2251)-2'-O)-methyltransferase RlmB, whose amino-acid sequence MAANNRRMSGKKGAQVGSGGKRRRALEGKGPTPPAEMRKGHAKQRIAQAQARRAQGRPQQRRGGPKGTSEMVVGRNPVFEALRDGVPATTLYVQQFIDNDERVRDALRLAGERGNIHLMEAPRPELDRMTNGLNHQGLVLQVPPYEYAHPEDLAAAAYDEGADPLIVALDGVTDPRNLGAVVRSVAAFGGHGVVVPERRAAGMTAGAWKTSAGTAARTPVARATNLTRALEAYQKAGIVVVGLAADGDREIGDLEALEGPVVIVIGSEGKGLSRLVGETCDFRVRIPMPGGAESLNAGVAAGVVLYEAARRRG is encoded by the coding sequence ATGGCCGCTAACAACCGCCGCATGTCCGGCAAGAAGGGCGCGCAGGTCGGCAGCGGCGGAAAGCGGCGCCGGGCCCTCGAAGGCAAGGGGCCGACGCCGCCCGCCGAGATGCGCAAGGGGCACGCCAAGCAGCGCATCGCGCAGGCCCAGGCGCGGCGCGCGCAGGGCCGCCCGCAGCAGCGCCGCGGTGGCCCCAAGGGCACGTCCGAGATGGTCGTCGGGCGCAACCCGGTGTTCGAGGCGCTGCGCGACGGCGTGCCCGCGACCACGCTGTACGTACAGCAGTTCATCGACAACGACGAGCGCGTCCGTGACGCGCTGCGGCTCGCCGGTGAGCGCGGCAACATCCACCTGATGGAGGCCCCGCGGCCCGAGCTGGACCGCATGACCAACGGCCTCAACCACCAGGGCCTCGTGCTCCAGGTGCCGCCGTACGAGTACGCGCACCCGGAGGACCTCGCCGCGGCCGCGTACGACGAGGGCGCGGACCCGCTGATCGTGGCGCTCGACGGCGTGACGGACCCGCGGAACCTGGGCGCCGTGGTGCGGTCCGTGGCCGCCTTCGGCGGCCACGGGGTCGTCGTGCCCGAGCGGCGCGCCGCCGGGATGACGGCGGGCGCGTGGAAGACGTCCGCCGGTACGGCCGCGCGCACGCCGGTGGCGCGGGCCACCAACCTGACGCGGGCCCTGGAGGCGTACCAGAAGGCGGGCATCGTGGTCGTCGGCCTGGCCGCCGACGGGGACCGCGAGATCGGGGACCTCGAAGCCCTCGAAGGCCCTGTCGTCATCGTCATCGGCAGCGAGGGCAAGGGGCTCTCCCGGCTCGTGGGCGAGACCTGCGACTTCCGCGTGCGCATCCCCATGCCGGGCGGGGCCGAGTCCCTGAACGCCGGTGTCGCCGCGGGCGTGGTGCTCTACGAGGCGGCCCGCCGCAGGGGCTGA